In Streptococcus mitis, the DNA window CCAACATCATCCCCCCAACCCCAATCGCCATCATGGAATTAAAGGGATTCTTAGCACGAATACCGACTAGGATAATTCGTAAAATCAGGAAAAAGACAAGGGCTAAAATCAAGCTGGCTCCCACAAATCCAAACTCTTCAATAACAATTGAAAATACAAAGTCTGTATGGGCCTCTGGTAAATAACCACGTTTTTCGATTGAATTTCCTAAGCCTAGACCAAACCACCCACCATTTACCATGGCAAAGTAGGAATTTGCAAGTTGGTGGCCTGACCCTGCCAAATCGGCAAAGGGATTAAAGTAGGCACTGAAACGCTTAGCAACGTAACCAAATACTGGAACTTTTGAAAACTTATCAACCCCGATCATAGAAATAGCTGATAAGGATAGGGCTGAAACTCCAAATAATACACCGATAAAGGCTATAAACCAACGATGAGCAATTCCACTAACTGTATACATAATCAAGGCGACCAGAGCTAGGATGGTAGCATTCCCCAAATCTGGGAAAATAGCTAAACTTCCTATCATTACTAGTAGGACGAAGCGCCAATCATTAAAAGCACGAGGAATCCATTGATTTTGAGTTAAAACTTGAAAATCGTAAATCCCAATTTCATCCTGTTGTTTTGAGAAACGTTGGGCCAAGTACCAGACGATGATAATCTTCAAATACTCAGCTGGCTGAATGGTCAAAGGTCCTACTGAAATCCAACCATAGGCTCCATTGACTGGCGTACCAATTAAGCGAGCCAGAGCCAAAAGAATCAGCTCAACAAACATAACAATAAATAGCAGTCGTTCTTTTCTTAAAAAATTCAGTTTCAGCTTATATATCAAGGCAATCAATATTAAACTAAGTATCCAAAACATTCCCTGACTTCGAACCAATTGGAGGGCACTTTTACCTTCTTCAATAAGAATGGCACTGGTTGTAGAATAAACTACAATCAAGCCCAAAATAGATAAAAGTAAGTAAGGAACTAGAATAGAATAGTTTAACAGGTGCCTCTTACTAATCTTCATAGTATCACCAATCTAATGAGAACAAAAGAAATTGTTCCCAAATTCCGTTTATTTTCTAGTTTTGATTGCTATTATACCATTTTTTCCGAAAGAAAAAAACTCTTACCCTTAAGATAGAAGATTTTCTCATAAGAAAAAGAGCGCTTGGCTCTTTTCTGTTTTATTCTTTTGAAGAACTACTTGAGCTTGAATCGCCACCACCGATATATTGGGTAAAGATATTTTGGAAGGCTTGGTCTTTAACCTTGATATTGGCTGCTTGCAATTCTTTTCCGACAATACTTTGAACAAATGATGCATCATTTTGTTTTTGAGTCAAAATAACAGTTTTCAATTTTTCTTTGTAGTCATCGATATTAGATGACTTTTCTGTTTTCTTAATGAGTTTTACAATGTAATACTGACTGCTGTATGCTTGAGTACCAGTAGCTGTAATAACATCAGAAATACCATTAACATCCAAGGCAAAAGCTGCTTTCTTAACTTGATCTGGGACTTCTGTTGATGCAGAATCAAATGTGATTTCACCACCGTTCGCTTTGGTTTTCTCATCAGTTGAGTTATCTTTAGCTAATTGAGCGAAATCTGCGCCACTTGCCTTAGCTTTTTCGAGGACTTCTTTCGCTTTATCCTCATTATCAAGACGAATAATTTGAGCAGTTACGTCCGGAGTATAGCTCTCAAATGCTTTCTTATAGGCTTCATCAGTTAATTCAGCTTCTGCAGCCTTTTTAACTGCAAATTCAACTAATTTACTTGTACGAATTTGTGCTTTACGTGTTTCAAGAGTCATGCCTGATTGTGATAAGACACGTTGGTAATTCTCACCATATTGTTTTTCTTCTCCAGAAATGATATCATCGATTTCTTTGTCATCTACTTCTGAGCCATATTGCTTCTCAAATACTTTTTGAATAGTCAAGTTCAACAAGACTTGTTGGGCTGAAGGATTGATTTTCACTTGCTCATAAAATTGATGTTCAGTGATGACATCCCCTTTCATGCTGATAAGGTCAGCCCCTTCTGAACCTTTAGAACAAGCTGCTAAAGTTGCTACTGATAATAGTGTAATGGCACCTGCCAATAATTTTTTTTTCATGTCTACTCCTTTGAGATAAGTATTACCCTATCTATTTTACTATATTTTCTTAAATTTTTCTGAAATCATTCGCTGTCAGGCAATTGAACATCTGCTACATTTTTACGAAGCATGAGAATGCCGTCACCCAGAGGTACTAATGTTGCAGTGAGTCCTGGATTGTCTAAGGTTGCGTCAAATAGTCTTTGAAGGCCTCGATAAATGGTTCGCTGACCACGACGGACTTCCATAATATCCTTGGCAACATCACCACCTTGGAAAATATCATCCAAGACAACCACACCACCAACTTCTAAATGTTTGAGGATTTCTGGCAAAAAGACGATGTATTTAGACTTAGCAGAATCCATAAAGACGAAATCATAAGACTCTGTCAAGGTAGATAAGACATCTACCGCATCTCCTTCTAGAAGTGTAACTTGCTTGCGACTGTCAAACCGGGCAAAATTTTCCTTGGCAAATCCAATCATCTCTGGATTGCGGTCAATGGTTGTAATCTTGGCCTTTGGTGCATGTTCCGCCATCAAGAGGGCTGAAAAACCGATAGCCGTCCCAATTTCCAGAATGTTTTTAGGTTGTATGGTTTCCATGAGAAAACGGAAATAAGCAACCGTTTCATGAGGAATGATGGGAATATTTTCCTTGCGAGCAAAGTCTTCCAATTCTTTCAAAGAGCCTGTGACTTGCTTTTGACGCTGGCGCATCAAGTCCACAATTTCTTCCTTGACAACAGGACGACGCATGTTATGGTTGGCATTTTTACTATACGATTCAACCATCTTATGCCAATCCCAATTTTTCAACAAGGGCTTCAAACTCATTTAAACGGCGTTCAAAGACTGCAAAGGCATCGTTGAGGTAATCTTCCTTCTCCATATCAACACCAGCTTTTCTCATGACATTGAGTGGATAGTCAGACTTCCCTGCCTTGAGGTAGTCGATATAACGGTCACGGTCTTCTTGACTACCATGAACAATCTTTTCAGCCAAGGCTGAGGCTGCTGCAAAACCAGTTGAATATTGATATACATAGTAGTTATAGTAGAAGTGTGGAATGCGGGCCCACTCATATTGGATTTCAGGATTATCTTCCTTGCTCAATCCATAATACTCTTGGTTCAAGTCTGCGTAGAGTTTGTTTAGGAAATCGCTGGTCAAGACTTCCCCGTTTTGGTCTGCTTGGTGGATAGCGTGTTCAAACTCAGCGAATTGAGTTTGACGGAAAACTGTTCCACGGAAACCATCTAGGAAGTTATTGAGAATAGCAAAGCGCGTTGCATCATCTTCCACTTCTTCCAATAATTTCTCCGTCAAGATATTTTCATTGGTAGTTGATGCAATCTCAGCCAAGAAGATAGAATAATCTCCGTAAACATAAGGCTGAGTTTCACGAGTATAGCTTGAATGCATACTATGACCTGTTTCATGAACAAGGGTAAAGAGATTGTCTAGATTGTCCTGCCAGTTAAGAAGCATAAAGGCATTGGTATCGTAAGAACCACCAGAGTAAGCCCCTGAACGCTTGCCTTGATTTTCATAAACATCAATCCAACGCTCGCTGAAGGCACGTTTAACACGGCTCAAGTAATCCTCACCCAAGACTGCCAAGGCATCTTCAGCTTTTTTCAAGGCTTCTTGGTAGGTGAAACTGTATTCAACAGATGAAAGTGGCGTGTAGACATCGTACATCTTGAGGTCTGAAATCCCCAAGATTTTTGAACGAAGCTCAAGGTAACGATGCAAGAGTGGCAAGTGCTTGCGAACTGCTGCTACCAAATTGTCATAAACACTCTCTGGAACAAAATTGGCCGCTAGGGCTGCATGACGCGCACTCTTGTAGTTGCGAACTTTGGCACGGTAGTTTTGAACCTTAACATTTGTTTGTAAGGTTTTGGCATAGGTATGTTGGAATTGTTCATAAGTCGCATAAAGAGCTTGGTAGGCACCACGACGAACCTCACGATTTTTAGATTCCATCAAACGTGTGTAAGTCCCATGAGAGAGCTGCACTTCCTCACCATCATCGTCGAGGACATAAGGGAACACAATATCCGCATTGTCCAAGATAGCGAAGGTTTCACTTGCCGAACCAAAGATTTCTCCAGCTCCAGCCAATAATTCTTCTTCACGTTGTGATAAAACGTAGTCTTTTCCTTGTAAAAGTTTGTCAAAATAGTGTTGATAAACCTGCAATTTTGGTTGAGCTTCTAAAAAGTCAGCATACTGCTTTTCACTGATTTCCATAAATTCAGGTTCATAGAATGAAAAGGCTTGGTCTAGCTGGCTATAGAGAGTCATGGCCTTGGCATAGTACTCTTGGTACTTGGCTTCACGTGTGTCTTGGTCATTCTTCATATGAGCATAAACGTAAAGCTTCTCCATTTGGCGTTCCATCTCAAGAGAAAATTCAGTGATTTCTAGTAGGCTATCCGCAGTATCCAGGAGATGTCCTTCATACTGGTTTACTTTCTCCAATTGTTCTGTTAAATCTTTTAAGGCTTCTTCCCAAGCCTGGTCAGTTGGGTAAATCGTTGATAGATCCCATGTATCTTTTTCATTTATTTCATTTCTTTGTAATACCATTAGATTCCTCCATCTTTTCTATTCTACCATATTTTTCAAGAAATATTGCTGATAAAAGGCTGGTGGATAAAGCTTTTGCCAATCATTTTGAGGATTTTCTTGGTAATAGATTTGAAAATACTGATAATAGCGAGTCAAATCTTTCTCAATTTGGCAAAAATTACCTACTAGTGGTCTTATTTGTGGATACCATTCTTTTAGCCCATAAGTCAGGAGATTTTCTCCCTTTTGATAGGCTTCTGCTTGTTCTTTCATCCAAAAGGGATTTTGATAGTACAGTTGTTGCTGAATATAGCGACAGATGTCCTTATCCTGAGAAACTGTAAAATGAGATATTTTTTGTTTCTTATAAGGGAAACGCAATATTTCCAATAAACTAGCTTGACCATAGAGAAATTCCTTGATTTGATAATGGAGTTTACCGCGGAGATCTTGGTGGATGAGATATTTAAGCCTTAAAACCTGTTTTTTCTTGTCCACTTCCCAAACATAAAAGCCCATGTTTTGACTGAAATAGAGAAAACCTTGTTGCAGACGAGTCAACCGCTCCTTAAGCCAAAGTTTTTCTCCTAGCAACCACAGTACTTGGTAACCCTGACTACGATAGCCCTCACTACGCTCTTTAAGAACTTTTTGAGACAAGGGACTACACTGAACTTCTAGAGCAAGATGACCATTTATAAATACATCCGCAATCTGTTTAAGCTCTGGAAGGGGGTATTCTAATTGAACCTCTGCCTCTTTTTTCAACCACTGATAGAGAGATGCCTTATTGGCCAAGTGTTCTGGACTTTCATTTTCAAATGAAAAACCACAGTCTTTTAAAGATTTATGGGCAAAATGGGTCCGTACACTTAGTCCTTGACGCAAACGAAGCTGACCTCCACAAGCTGGGCAGGTGTAGTTTTGCTTCTCAAGCTTATCCTCTAGCACATTTACCAGCTCTCCCCTAGCATCTCTCGCAACAAACATGATTTCTCTCCTTTTCTATATTATTCGTAAAAAAGAAAAAGATCAGGAAATTTCCTAATCTTCATCACTCTATAATTTTAGAGTTGCAAGCGACTTTCAAGAGCTTGTGTCAACACTTCAGAATAGTTCACTTTCTCACGATCTGCAAGTCTGACTAGCCACTCTGGAACCGTAACATTTTTTCGAATCGCTTTATTATTCTTTACGAAAGGCAAGGGATTGACCTGAATCAAAGTCACAAATCCATCAGGAGCTTTCAACTCAGCAATGTCACTAGGAGTAGGCAAAGCCAGTCCTTCATCAATATAAGAAGCTAAAACACTCTCAAGCATTTCCCGAGCATTTTTCATTGCAAGTTCAATCGTTGCTCCTTCAGTCCCGCCTCCAAATTCAGGAAATTCAACCCAGTATCCAGTGCCTTCTCTATGAAAAATAGCAGGATAAGATTTTAGCATAATACACCTCCACAATTTCCAAATCAACTATAATCCCAAATCTTTTAATATTTTTCTCTCTAAACCTTTTCCTAGATCCTCATTACCGTGAACTGGAATAGTGACAAGATAGGGAACCCCTTCTTTCTTAAAATGATGATGACATCCTCTCTTACGAACTTCAATCCATCCATTTGCAAGAGCTAATTTTACCATTTCCTTACCTGTGATTGGCATTTATCGTCACCTTTCTAGCTAAAATTATACTTATAATGCGTATTTTTGTCAATTCTTCTATCTTATCTATTCGTAAAAAGAAAAAAGATCAGGAAAATTCCTAATCTTCATGTGTGTTTATTTGATTTTCTTAGCTAGCATGGTCGCAAAGCGTAGTTGAATACGATTGCCATTCTCATCGCGACGGTGCAGATTACCTGGATTTTCATTGTACTTAACCAATTCCCAATCCTTGTAATAGTCTGCCAATTCCCCTTCTTTAAAGGTAAATGGGAAGTTCACTGAGCAAGGATAATCCTCCGTGTCCATTGCACAGACGATAAGGTTGTAGCCACCTACCGTGGTGTGCTCCTGCATGTTTCGGATAATAGCTGGAATGCGGTCCGCTTGTAGAAACATCAGCACCACCGTCGATACGATAAAATCATAGGCTTGTCCAATGCTGGCTGAATTGATATCGTAAAGACCAACAGGCATGTCCAAATCTTCCTGTTCCACAATGCTTTGCAAGATTTCAAGAGCCAGTTCATTTTGATCTACAGCTGTCACATCAAATCCTTGCTGGGCCAAAAAGAGGGAATTACGGCCCTGACCACAACCCAAATCCAAGGCTTTCCCTGGTTTTACTGTCTGCATTGCCTCTAGGACCTCTGAATGAACAGGATTGGTATTGTATTTCTTAGGAAAATAATCCTCAGGTTTACAATAAAACTCCAAATACCATTCCACATCGTCTGTAGCAGCCTCTACTCGATGCCAAGCTTGAGGTTGTGCCATGGGATTGTCGGCCCCTGCTTCAAAGAGGTGCTCAGCTAGAACCTCCCCATCCTCTGTCAATTCAATAAACTTGAGAGCTCCCTTCAAGACAGTAATTTTCCCCCAAGTCCCGACCTTGGTATTGTGTTTCTGCTGAACAGCCTCTGGCATAGTTTGTTTATTCCACAAAGGCATGCGTTTATAGGCAACTAGTTTTTCCATTTTCATTCCTCTTTTTATCGCTGGTTGACTGCTTTCATGACACGCGCGATGTCGCGGTTTTGTTCACGTCGTTTGATAGACTCTCTCTTGTCGTAGTCATGCTTCCCTTTAGCAAGGCCTAAAAGGAGCTTGGCATATCCATCTTTAATATAGACTTTAAGAGGAACCAGCGTCATTCCTGTCCCTTTAGTCTCTTGTTCCAATTTTTGAATTTGCTTCTTATGGAGCAGGAGTTTACGGCGACGTTCTGGTTCCTGGTTCCAGATATTACCCTCTTCGTAAGGGGCGATATGAACATTGCTCAACCAGACCTCCCCATTTTTTACTTGGGCAAAGCCATCCTTGAGATTGATTCGAGCTGCTCGTACACTCTTGATTTCAGTCCCAGTCAGGACCATCCCTGCCTCTAGCGTATCTACGATTGTATAGTCGTGGCGTGCCTTTTTATTTTGTGCGACGACCTTTCCCTCGCCCTTTGCCATGCTTGGCTCCTTTCTTAGCTACTTCCTTGTAAAAAGGTTTCTTCCCTTTTTTCTTCTTGTCTTTTTGTGAATGCTTGCGCTTATCATTTGAGCGTCCTGATTTTCTCTTGTCTTCCTTCTTATCTGAACGACGACTTGAACCACGCCCTCTGTCACTACGATTAGACTGTTTGAATCCTTTTTCAATCACATCAAATTCACTTGGAATATAAGAGAAGTCAATTTCACCAGTCATCTTGTCGGCTCTTTCAACTCGGATACGGATTTGCTGACCTACACGGAAGGTTATTCCTGATTTCTCCCCACGAAGAGTCAAATCACGTTCGTTGAAATGATAAAATTCAGGTAGATTAGTGATGTGAATCAAGCCTTCAACTGTGTTCGGCAATTCAACAAAGAGACCGAATTTAACGATGCTAGACACAACCGCATCGTACTCTTCGCCTACGTATTCTTCCATGTACTCAGCCTTTTTCATGGCTTCGACTTCACGCTCAGCCTCGATGGCACGACGCTCACGGTTGGAAGACTGGGTCGCAATCTCTGGAATCACTTGTTCAAAATGCTCGGCTATTTCTTTAGAACGGCCGTAATCACGAATCATACGGTGAACAAGAAGGTCTGGATAACGACGAATCGGGCTAGTAAAGTGAGTATAATAGTCAGCAGCTAGTCCATAATGCCCGTGATTGTGCTCTGAATAGCGAGCCTGCTGCATGGAGCGAAGAAGCATCATGGACAATACATCTGCATAAGGTTCTCCCTCAACAGCACGCATGATGTCTTGAAGTGCCTCCTGGCTAATCTCACTGGCAGTCCCATAAATGCGCAAGCCAAAACTCGAAGCATAATCAATAAACTTCTGAACCTTTTCAGCCTTGGGCTCCTCGTGAATTCGATAAATGAAAGGTAGATCCAGCTTGCTAAAATGCTCGGCAACTGTTTCATTGGCCATCAACATGAAAGACTCGATCATGCGCTCGGCAATGCCACGCTTACGAAGAACGATATCAACAGGCTTACCTTGTTTATCCACTAAAATCTTCGCTTCATTGGTATCAAAATTAAGGGCACCACGTTTCACACGCATGTTTTCTAGAGTTTCATGGAGCTTGGCCATGAGTTCGATACTTGGAACAATTTTCTGATGTTCTTGTCTCTTTTCCTCATCGCCAGCTAGGATATCATTGACATCACTATAGGTCATACGGAAGCTTGTCTTGATAACCGTTTGTGTGATAGTGTAGTTGACCACACGACCATGTTTATCAATCTCCATAATGGCAGACTGGGTCAGGCGGTCAACTTGGGGATTGAGAGAACAGATTCCATTTGACAGTCGTTCGGGAAGCATTGGGACCACACGGTCTGTCACATAGACAGAAGTCGCGCGGTTAAGGGCTTCCTTATCAAGGGCAGAACCCTCAGTCACATAGTAGGAAACATCTGCTATGTGAACTCCGAGTTCCAGATTACCATTTTTCAAGGCCTTGATATGCACCGCATCGTCCAAGTCCTTAGCATCAGCACCATCAATGGTGAAGGTAATCTCATCTCTCAAGTCCAGACGGCCTTCCATATCCTTTTGAGACGGAGCATCAGGCACACTTTCTGCTTCCTTGACAACAGCTTCTGGAAACTCGGATACAATGTCCATTGATTCCAAGACCTCAAGAACATCAATTCCGACATCCGTTGAATGCCCCACCACATCGAGGACACTAGCGACAAAGAAATCATGTTTCTTGCTTGGGTATTTATCGATAAAGACCTTGAGAACTTCGGTTCCTTCTAGTTTTAGGGCTGGTTTCTTCACATAAATCGGTTGACTTATTTTCTGATTTTTCGAACGAATGTAGCCAGCATACTTAGGTTTTTCCTGATCTAGAACGATTTGGCCGACAACTGTTGTCAGGCTGTGTTCTAAGATATCAATAATTTTTGCTTCTGCCGCTGTTCCCTTATTGCGGTCAGCGACTTTCTTGATGACGACCTCAACGGTATCACCATCAATAGCATAGTTGACATCGTTTTTTCCTACAAAAAGGTCTTCCTCTTCCCCTTCCAGACTAACAAAGCCAAAGCCATTTTTATGGGCATGAAAAATCCCCTTGAGGGTAATCTCATGTTTTTTCTTGACTTCCAAAGTCAGACTGCCATCTTCCTCAAAGCGTATCTGATGCTTTCTTTCCATTAAGGACAAGGTTTTAATCAACTCACGAAAATCCTTGGAACCGTCTTTTCCCAAAGCCTGAGCCAAGTCATTGACAGTCACCTTTCCCTTGTCTTGTAAATATTCTTTTATTCTATCTTTCATATTTTCTTTCTAGATTTTTAATTTTCTTTTACTGTAAAACCTTCTCAAATATCTTTTTAAAATAAAAAGAGGCAAAGACCTAGTCCTGCCCATTATTTTCTTATCTACTTGATAATACCGTCAATGCTAAGGCAATGGCTAGCCAGAAAAAGACTAAAATCCCTGTCAAACGCTGCATTACAGCTTCAAAACCGCGTGCTTTACTGCGTTCAAACAAATCACCTGAGCTGGCATCAAATACATTGCTGGATTGGTTTTTGGTTGGTTGCATGAAAATTGCAATTACAATCACAACAGATAATACTAATAAAATGGTTAATAATAGGTTATACATATCAAACTCCTTAAAATCCCTATTATTTTACCATAAAATCTACTTAGATTCAAGATGTAGGGTTACTTTTCTTTCCTTGGGACAATACTTTAAAACCTCAATCTTGTCAGGATGGGTTTTTGAATTTTTACTAGTTAGGTAATTGATACTGCCACAAGAGGAGCATTTGAGATTAATTTTTACTCTCACTAGATTTCCTTTACTTTTAATAATGTTCGAAATTGAAGAAGGTTAAAGAGACAACTAAAGGCAACACAAAGGCTTGTCGCATAAAAGACTGCATGGTAGCCAAATTGACCTGCTACTGCAGAACCTGCCATGGGACCAACGACACCGCCCAGATAAAAGAATACCTGATTAAAGGCAAAGACCCTCGAAATACCAGCTTTGGGCGTCATCTTGCTGAGAAGGGCATTAACTCCGGGAATCAAGGCACCGGTTCCCAATCCAAAGAGGAAACGATAGAGGCCTAGTTGAAAGGGGCTAGAAGCATTGGCACAGAGAAGATAGATGATGACTGAATAAAACTGGGCTACAACCAAGAGACGATGGTTCCCCACCTTGTCACCTAGCTTTCCCATGACTCCTGCACTCATCATGCTGGAAAAGCCCATACTGGACACAATCAAACCAGATACAAAGAGAAGATTCTCTGTCTGGCCTAAGTCGCGCACATACAAAGCTAAGATAGGGCCGATTGATTGGGCTGAAAATTGGATGACAAAACTAGTCAGAAAGAGGTTGACCAAGAGATAGGGATATTTAACTGATGTAAATAATTCCTTTGTTGGGATGGCCTTTTCCTTGGCTACTGGTTGAAAATCTTCCTTGATAAAGCAAATAGTCAAAACAGCAGCTAAGAATAGAAAACTACCAACCAGTAAGAAAACAGTACGAATGCCAAATAATTCTGCGATAAATCCCCCGATAAAGGGACCAGTTAGAGTACCTGCAACTACGCCTGTAGACAAAGTACCTAAGGCAGTTCCTGATTTCTCCTTGGGAACCTGACTGGCTATCAAGGCCGTTGCATTGGGAACAAAACCCGCAAATACACCATTCAGTAAGCGAAGAAAGATTAGCCAATAGATATTTGGGATAAAGGCTAAGCCTCCCATAGTAATGGTCATGGCCATGCCTGCTCGAATCATCATGGGCTTTCGACCGTATTTGTCAGCAAGGATACCCCAGATAGGAGAAAAGAGCGCTGCGGAAATGGCAGAGACAGAAATAGCTAAACCTGCATAAAAAGCAACTTGCTCACTCCCTACACCTAGATTTTCCACAAAGATGGGCATAAAAGGCACAACCAAAGAAATACTGGCTCCTGTCAGAAAATTACCAAACCAGGCAATGCGCAGATTATCCTTCCAGTTAATCTCTGTCATCTTGCCTACCTCCCTCAAGCAGGGAGAACACCTGAGTAAGAAGCTGGTCCTGATTCCCATTGTTGTTTAAAACATGGCTGGCCAAATGTTTCTTTTTTTCTAAAGGCCATTGGGCTGCCAGACGAAACTCAGCTTCATCTTTAGACAACTGGTCCCTTTTCATTAGGCGTTCCACTTGGACATTTCTATCCACATAGACCAACCAAGTCTCATCAAACCAAGCGCTGTAGTCCTGCTCAAAAAGTAGGGGAATATCCATGAAGAAAATCTCTTCTGTCTGAGCCAATTGGTCTCTTAATGTAGCTAGTTCCTCACGGATAATCTCTCCTTGGATTTGCTTAGACCATTCTCGTTCTTCAGGATTTGAAAAGATGAGACTAGCTAGAAGAGGGCGATTAAGTTCTCCGTTTTCAAGGATGATTTCTTGCCCAAAATGCTGGACTAGAGCCTGAAATAGACGACCACCAGGTTTCTGTAGTTGGTGAACAAGAGCGTCGGCATCCACTACTTGAAAGCCTTGCTTTCTTAGAAAATTTGTCACGGTTGACTTACCAGAGGCAATTCCCCCAGTGATTCCAATGATTTTTCCCATCAGCCCCTCCTTTGGCACTGAGGACAAAAATGAGTGCCTCGTCCACCTAGTTGGATTTTCTCAATGATGGTACCACAGCGTACACATTCTTGACCAGCCTTGTCATAGACCTGATGAAAATCCTGCATGGTTCCATCTTCGCCAAAGGCATTAGTATAAGTCCGAATGGTTGAGCCACCTTTTTCAACAGCCTGTCCCAATACAGCAATGGTCTGGTCATGAATGACAGTCGCTTCTTCTGCTGTCAAAGTCTGAGAAGGTCTAACTGGATGAACCTGAGCTCGCCAGAGAACCTCATCCACATAGATATTGCCAAGTCCAGCTACCAAGGTCTGATCTAGGAGATGGGATTTGATAGGCTTTTTAGACTTGGCTAGGGCAGCTTGAAATACCTGCACATCAAAGTCTTGTTCGCTTGGTTCAGGACCTAATTTTTTAGAAATAAAGTAGGCTTCCAAAAGGTCAGGCGCCAAGAGTTCCATAGTACCAAACTTGCGAACATCCTCATAAACAAGCGTGCCACCATCTTCAAACTGAAAGAAAACATGGGCATGCTTGCGTTCAGGAACCTGGTCCAGATAGTAAAAATACTTGCCCTCCATCCGCAAATGGGAAATCAAGACCTTGTCTGTTAGGTAAAACAGCAAATATTTACCACGACGTCCCATTGACTCAACAACTTGACCAGGCACTTCCTTTTGAAACTCGTCCAAATCTGTCTTTATCATCTTGGGATAGCGAATTTCTACACTCGAAATCTTCTTTCCCAAAATCAATTTTTCCAAGCCACGTCGAACGGTTTCAACCTCAGGTAATTCAGGCATAAGTCCTCCTTCTGTAAAAACAAGAAGCAGGCATGAGCCCACCTCTACTTAGTATTCTTTTTCATTATAGCCAAAGTCAGCCAAATCTAGCTTTTTATCGCGCCAATTTTTCTTGACCTTGACCCAGGTTTCTAGGAAGACCTTGTCTCCTAGCATGAGTTCAATATCACGACGGGCCATGCTACCGATTTTCTTAAGCATAGCGCCACCTTTACCGATGATAATCCCTTTTTGGCTATCGCGCTCGACCATGATGGTTGCACGGATATGAACCTTGTCTGTCTCTTCATCTCGTTTCATAGAATC includes these proteins:
- the mutM gene encoding DNA-formamidopyrimidine glycosylase; amino-acid sequence: MPELPEVETVRRGLEKLILGKKISSVEIRYPKMIKTDLDEFQKEVPGQVVESMGRRGKYLLFYLTDKVLISHLRMEGKYFYYLDQVPERKHAHVFFQFEDGGTLVYEDVRKFGTMELLAPDLLEAYFISKKLGPEPSEQDFDVQVFQAALAKSKKPIKSHLLDQTLVAGLGNIYVDEVLWRAQVHPVRPSQTLTAEEATVIHDQTIAVLGQAVEKGGSTIRTYTNAFGEDGTMQDFHQVYDKAGQECVRCGTIIEKIQLGGRGTHFCPQCQRRG